From the genome of Streptomyces sp. NBC_01304:
CCACGGAGGCGGATCGTGAACTGGCCGCCCGCCTGGACCGGTTCGGTCACCTTCGTCTGCGCCGGCTGTCGGCCGCGCAACGCCAGGGCTTCGTCCGTAGGTGGGCGCAGACCCAGGCGGCCTTCGCCGACTCCCCCCGGCAGGCGGTGTTGCACGCCGCTCGTCTGGTGGGTGAACTCGCCGACGTACGCGGCTTCGACGCCGGGTCGGTCGAGACGACTGCCGAGGCCTTGTCGGTGCGCTATCCGCACGACGTGGACAGCTACCGCAAGGTCATGGCACTGGCCCAGACGCTGGAGATGTTCGGGCCGAAGGCGAGCGGCGACAGTGCCGCGTCGCCCGGGCGCACGGGCGAGGAGCAGCCCGCGCTGAGCACTGAGCAACTGCGCCAGACCCTCATCGAGGCACGAGGCTTGTGCATCGTGCTCCTCAGAAGGTCTCCGTATGACGGCCGGGCCCGCCGGATGGTCGCGGGCAGTGCAGACGGTGTCATGCCGGGGCAGCGTGGACCTTCGATGCGCACAACCCGCACGTCGGGCTGACGAGTTCGGTGGGGCGGGCCACACCTTGATGCGCCGCCCCACCGGGGGTCTCCGCACCGGCTCATACGTGCCTTCCGCGGACACCTCGCCTGTACGTTGCGGCGTTCGCGCCCGACGGCCGTGGCGGTGTCGACCTGAACCTGCGCCGACCCGCGGTCGCCACCCGGACCACGGACCGCCCGCCTCCTCCCGCTCGGCCCGGCCGGCTCAAGTCGGGTCGGCCTGCGCCAACTTGCGGGCCTGCCAGGCCAGCGTGTCGATGAGCGCTTCGCGGTCCCGGCCGGCCTCCGCCTGTGCCGTCAACTGCTCGGCCGCCAGCGGCGCGAGCATCGATTCGGCGATCATTTCCGCGGTCGCCTCGGGGTGACCGGCGGCGGTGTACAGGAATGCGAGATGGCGGCGCCAGAAACGGTAGGCGCCGATCCGGTGGCGCGCGCCCGGCGAAGCGGTCTCCGAGGCACGGACCAGCTCCAGATTGGCGAACGCGTAGGAGAGATATGCGCGCGTGAACGCCGCCGCCCGGTCGGCGGGCGTAGCGGTTCCACCCCCTTCCTCTGCCTCTTCCTCTGCCCCTTCTCCCGCCTCATCTCGCGCTGCGGCCTCGCCGTCGGGCCGACCGGGTCCTAGCGGCGCAGGCCCGTACAGGATGGCCTGCTGCAGATCGCTCTCTCGTTCGTTCAGCAGTGCTGCGGCCAGGCCGGCCCGGTCACCGAAGCGCCGGAACAGCGTGCCCTTGCCGACTCCGGCAGCGCGCGCGACGGCGTCCATGCTCACCTGCTCCACGCCGTGCTCGGCGAAGAGGACGGCAGCCGCGTCGAGGATCAGGCGACGGTTGCGGACGGCGTCCGCCCGCTCTCGACGCGGCGGACCCGGAGAGATCGCGAGCGGTTCTCCGGCATCCATCGTGACTCCCTTGACC
Proteins encoded in this window:
- a CDS encoding helix-turn-helix domain-containing protein translates to MDAGEPLAISPGPPRRERADAVRNRRLILDAAAVLFAEHGVEQVSMDAVARAAGVGKGTLFRRFGDRAGLAAALLNERESDLQQAILYGPAPLGPGRPDGEAAARDEAGEGAEEEAEEGGGTATPADRAAAFTRAYLSYAFANLELVRASETASPGARHRIGAYRFWRRHLAFLYTAAGHPEATAEMIAESMLAPLAAEQLTAQAEAGRDREALIDTLAWQARKLAQADPT